In Zerene cesonia ecotype Mississippi chromosome 20, Zerene_cesonia_1.1, whole genome shotgun sequence, the genomic stretch GAGTGTGTCGTAAACGGTCTTTGGTAGCTTAGCAAATGATGAATGTTCTAAATTGGTCGAAAAATAAGTATTGGCTCTTTCTTTGGTTTCGTTTGGTCATTGGTTTGGAGTACGAAGTAAAAATTGTATCTTATTTACTTCGTAATTTTAATAGTGCCAATCGTTTTACAGTTGATGTTGccaattctttaatattataaatgcgaaagtttgtaaggacttgtgggtttgttgctctttcacgcaataactactgaaccgattgcgatgaaatttggtatgtagatagctggacaactggactgcaactttttatcccgatattcctacgggatacggacttaagtgggtgaaaccgcggggcgcagctagttcaatatatatataatatgtatatacctttttttaattttttctgttcttaCCATCTTGATACCGGGTTTTTCTGGAATACAGTGTATTGGAATTTGTTGCTGATTATTGGAGCGTATTTAAGTATAGTCTTGATGGGCAACAAATTCCAAATACACTGTATTTTCTAGCCAACTTCCAAGTAAAACCTCAAACTTCACATCTATACGTGAAGCTTGCTCAAATATATTACCAGAATGTTTGTGCAAATTAAGTGGGTGCCTTGTAGACCcgcttttatgtttatatcttGAAATGACAGATGACACTTGACAGCAAGGCATGAGTTACGCGGGAATCATCCAAATTTGAAAAAGGGAAATACtaaattacttaatataataattttacttgcttcaattaaatgttaatccAATACGACTATAAATAAGAAGTTGAGCAAGTTTAGCAATGAAAACtgattttagttatttttttacatcgGTTTTTGAATGAGTTGGAACTGAATTTACTCTGCACCTATAAAGATTGTCCGCGAATGCCTCATGACTATAGATAACAAGGTTATCATGCAAGTTGAAATGATTGAAAGTTGTAGGTACTGCAAGTTTATCATCAATTTTAACACCAAGGAATTAGATATACAAGGTCATGCATCGACTTCATAAAGTGCTATCAGTTATTGTTTATACACACGTATTTatatacgttttaaatattgttcatgAGAAAGTAAGTGaatatgtattgtaatattttatacgtgaAAATTTTcgcactatttatttttatagtttcaaGAAgcgaattatatatttcaacattttgtGCATATGTTGTGGATTGCTGATACAAATATCATGTGGAATGTACaaaagtgttaataaataaataattctgaaAGAGATATTCTAATAACACAAATGTAAACATAGAACtggtattcattattaataacactgtaaatattttaaggtgTAAGTTAGCATGGATTGCTCAGTGTATTTTATTGGAGTAGATGTTGGATCAGGAAGTGTGAGAGCCGCTTTGGTCGATCAATATGGAAAGGTTATCAAAAGCTCTGTTAAAAGTATACAAACATGGAAACCAAAACCTGGATACTATGAACAGTCATCAAATGATATTTGGGAATGCTGTATATCTGTAATTAAGGTATGATAGCTTTTTatacaatgataaaaatactacattttcacaacattacattataattatctttttaacagttgtacaaaaaattattgtttcatttcattttacagGATATTGTGGTTGGGGTGAAACCCCAGCATATAAAAGGTATTGGATTTGATGCAACCTGCTCATTAGTAGCATTAGATGTTAATGGAAATCCAATAAGCATAAGtgagacaaaaaataatgcacAAAATGTAATCATGTGGATGGATCATAGAGCACATGAAGAAGCAGATTTGATCAATAAAACTGGCCATGATATTCTCAGATACGTTGGAGGCAAAGTCAGTTTAGAAATGGAAATGCCAAAACTACTCTggataaagaaacatttaccTACTACATGGTTGCAAAGTAGATATTTCTTTGACCTTCCAGATTTTCTTACATGGAAAGCAACAGGATCTGAAAGTCGGTCACTATGCTCTTTAGTTTGTAAATGGAATTATGAATGTTCTTCTGAAAAAAATCATGGgtggaataaaaattttttaaaagaaataggGCTTGGTGACTTAGCTGTTGATGATTTCATTAAGATTGGTAACAAAGTGTTAATGCCAGGTGAATATTGTGGGGGTTTGTTGCCGCACATAGCTTCTGTATTGGGTTTATTGCCAAACACTCCAGTTGCAACATCCATAATAGATGCACATGCTGGTGGTCTTGGTATGATAGGAACAGTGGGGGAAAATATTAGTAATGTAATGTCAAGTCGCCTGAGTTTAATATGTGGGACATCTACATGTCACATGGCTGTTAATAGCAAACCGGTTATGGTGAATGGTATTTGGGGCCCTTACTTCAGTGCAATGGTACCGAAAATGTGGCTCAATGAAGGTGGCCAAAGTGCTTCTGGGATGCTTCTTGATTATGTGATATCGAGTCATCCAGCTGGTGCAGAACTTCTGAAGAAATGTAGTACGGGCAAGTATGTGTATAAAGTTATCGCTTTCATACTCCAAGTTAGGTTCATTTGTAACAATTTCCTTACATAGTTTTATTGATGGGACCTAGATAGTGAGTCACAAAACAATTAACTTaacactaacaaaaaaaaaaggtgctTGCTCACGGATCATGTCTGACGTGTTCCCTTTCCATCTgaagtattatttaacaaaaacaagtcTTGACAAACTCAAAACATTCTTGTAACCAGAACTAAATAAAGTAGGTAACTTTTCAAACAACTTTTGTTTGAACTTTATGAAGTCGAAGTTCTAAAAAAAGGCATCACATACATAAAAGTGTACCATAAAGAAATATGTGACTAGGGGAATCaccataacaaattaaatatacatttcttaTAGTTGTAGAATTAGAGGTCCTCACCTCTTTCTTGATAGAAGTACATAGAGCTCTATAGATCTTTCATTCGAAGATttgaataagtttattatataaattactatttgaaGCTGGGCCTCATGGGCCCTCCCCCAAACCATTagtaattataagaatatctATACATCAACATCAACACTAATTTCTgacttcataaaataaattattttatttcaatgtctgtaccttatataaaaattccagTGTACGTGAACATttacgaaaaatattaaacgaaaTGGCTGCTTCGAAAGGATTTACCGATCTTAATCTATTGACGAAAGATTTTCATATGTGGCCAGATTTTCACGGAAATCGTTCTCCTTTAGCTGATCCCACCATGATGGGTATGCTTGTGGGATTAACAATTAATAGCAGTGAGGATAATTTGGCGCTTTTGTATCTGGCAACACTTCAAGCGTTATCAGTAAGTTTGCATCTGGTACCTACAAGTGCCAGTTATTGGGctaattgtttttttggaTTACAATTTACACCTATTTTTTATCAGTATATTAATTTCCCTcatgtctatatgttatttttcagtATGGAACAAGACACATTATTGAGGCTCTCACAAAATCTGGATATGAGCCATTTAAATCTTTACTCATTTGTGGTGGGTTAGCTAAAGACCCATTATTTGTCCAGATTCAAGCTGATTCCCTCGGACTGCCTGTGTTAATGCCACATGAAAAAGAGTCAGTTTTAGTGGGCGCTGCTATATTAGGCGCTTGTGCATCACAATACTTTTATACTATGCAAAcagctattaaaaatatgggTGGCCAAGCTAACGTTATACATCCGAATGCTTCAATGAAATCATTccatgataaaaaatacaatgtctTCATTAGAATGTTCCAAGATCAGTTGCAGTATAGAAAAATGATGAATtagaatgtttatattattatgtattacttataaatgtagataaaattgttgcaataaagtttatagtttaatataggtttctgaaatattttattttctaagaaaaaataaaacgaaaacgataaagcaaaataaagaGTATCTAAtgcaattttgaaattataaaagaatgaatagtaataataataaaaattatttattgtacacaaagaaattgacaaaaaaatacagcacaAGAAGTTGAGGTACAGAAGGCGgtcaatgaaataataagtacGCTGCTAACTTTAACAAATTAACAGCCCTCGTCTTGTCCAATGTTCACTGTCTAGTGACCGGGTATTAGTAATGAGAGGCAGTCAGATGCAGCATTCCAGATACAAAACTCAAAAGAATAGAGAAGGGCTCGAGTAATCAtactaactttttttttatgtcaccgtcggcaatggagctggtggatcgcttgatggtaaacgctaccaccacccatgaacatttggagaggcgtaaggtgcGTAAGGTGGCACGCCGACTTCAAATTAGAAAATGGGGAAAAAAGGACTAAAAAGAGGACTAAAgtaaaggactaggaagggtaaggaaaaggatatgggcctccgcaTGGCGGcctcccactcaccgaacgaaacacagcagtatgctttacgccggttttctgtggggattTGATACTTTcccggtgtgagctggcccaattagTGCTAAAGCGTGGTTGATTATCACAcacaaatgtgaaagtttgtttatttggaagtTTGTCcttcaatcacgctgaaactacgaATCGGATTctggtgaaatttggtatatagacagggtatgacttgagtgataggatactttttatcccgaataaGTGCTTCCTctggataaaacaggaatctttgATATCCCTCTGGAGCCGGGaagagtataaaaaatattacttgtGTACGCGAACATAATATCTGTGTTAAatgtctttaatatttatatattgataaatagtGATTGAACATATACTTTCAATGTATTATCTTCttcaatgtatatatttatcttttcagtcccctcataaaaaataactaaagatTTCTAAATCATATTTACACCTGGTAACATGTAAAAGTTAAAACATGAAAGTCGGAACTAGcaacattattcatttatttcatagcgAAGGGGCTAGTCGAgttggttatttttattaaaacaaaattcttttCCTTTTATCCTTTCCTATGAATTCTAAggaaaaatgataaattacatCGTTACAATTAACAAGAAAGCCCCTTATAgccttacttttataatataaagtaattgaaTTAAGGTGTCATTATTGACAAGCAAGTAAGTGTATTAACCAACCAAATAACGAGGCCATTGTTTTCAACGTTACTTCTTACATGTAAAACAGCTTTTTtagtaattgatttatataaatcaataaggTGTTTTCACAAACTAAACGttttcgtaaatattttagatcAAGATGTCGAAACGTTCGGCCGAAGAAAGCGGTAATGGCAGCAGCCAGCCGCCTATCAAAAAAGTACATTTTGAACCGCACTTGATCGGCCCCGTTTCAACTCTGGAAGAAATGGACATAAAAGTCCTTCAGTTCCAGAATAAAAAGTTAGCCCAGGTGATTATCGAATGCACTTGACATAAACACTGTCATAACTAAATTTTTCGATTTGTAAgccataataaattgtataaacatGTAATGAAAAGCTATTAATGATCAGCTGGCGTCATTAGCATTTGTTGTGGTTGTAAGCATCAACActgttattcttatttatgttttcgtgttacatattatacttGTACAATGAAATACtctaatgtatgtttattaattgagTGTGTTCACATAGGAACatgttctttataaatatctacttgATAAGAATAGTAtaagaacaattttaatattaaacatttcagaGAATAGAGCAACGTCACAGATGTGAAGCTGAGTTGCGAGCCAGAATAGAACAGTTAGAAAAGCGGCAGACTCAGGATGATGCCGTCTTATGTGTTGTTAACCGTTACTGGAATCTATTAAATGAAGACATACGAGTATTATTACAACGTTTTGATGCAGAGACTGCAGATGAATCAGagaataaaagtatttttttcctatattatatatttgaactCTATGTGTATAGAATATTcatgtaatttgtataaagtGATTATTGTAGTATCTATTATGCttatttgagtttaatttttattacttcaagATATATAAGGAGAATTAGATATTTggttattaacaaatattgcaaaaatgGAAAACTGAAAGAGCATTATCTTTTAGATGAAAATGAAGCTACCACATCATTTCTCATGCAGCTTTCTACATGGGATAAAGAAGAACTTGATGCCCAACTAGCCAATAGAGTTCAAGTTAGTAAACGGGCCGTAGCTAAAGTGCTTCAGGCTTTTGATCGCTTACAGCAGAggaatgataaaatttggaGAGCTATTAAGGGCGAAGGGGAAGGTTAGTAATCTATGTAGCagcataatgtatttaaatataaatatggataaaaatttgaatgaaagaggttggataattaaatttctttcatcttttgttttgtagaaataatttaaatgaaacatgtATCACATTCACAAATATTAACATCCAGACTTTTAAGATACTTTGGTAAAATATTCCATTCATTTAGATGATGATGCATTTAGttgtatcttaatatataaaattctcgtgtcacagttttcgttgccatactcctccgaaacggttggaccgattcttataaaattttgtgtgcatattgggtatgtctgagaatcggccaacatctatttttcatacccctaaatgataagagtaaggtagaacagcgtttgccgggtgcttTTAACTCTACTTTTGCTCAGAAAATTCTTCTATATGTATTAAGATTTTGTTTCCTATAAATTTTCGATATAAAAGTGTAAAGTATTAAAGGAATGAATTCATGTATGTCTTCTGTTAGGTATCTCTGGCAAGCATTTCAGTCTACTCCTAGTTAATTATCTTTGAGATTATCATAATGAACTCTAAGAAAGGtatattaaaagcatttaaaaacTTGCATTTTTCACTCATACTTGCATGCTTCTTTTTAACagaagtttttatatacaaagtatAATGCCAATCAATTCACGTTCATATTTCTGTATATCATGTTTGATCATGTTTCTGGGTACTTCATTTGTGAAAATAGAGACATTGATCtatctaaattttttttattccaatgtGCCATTCTACCGGTTTTACTTAAcatgtattacattttattttaatcatttttttaatattcaaaaagatAGAAGAAATGGAATATGAATATagctaatgaataaaattcaaaatacaattttattcattaggtATACATACATGTACAAACGTTTTTGATAATCAAAGCAAATTCTAATCATGCTTTCTCTAATATCAAGGCTATGCTTGATTCTTTGATATTTTccaaaatttatgtaattgacACATAATCattgtacttttaaataatattttgatttcattaaatatttctctcAATTATAGAAGGCACACCAGCACCTTCCCTTGATGAAGTCATACGAGCCACCAATGAGGAAGTTACTGCCGAAAATAGACGCCTACAAGCACTCTGCACAACATTGCATGAGAGCCATCATGCCATGACATTAAGGGTAGCACAGTTGCAAGATGCTGTGAATAGCAGGGACACTGAAAATGcagaattgaaaaatcaaattgatGATCTACAGTATGAATTAATGAAGGTATGTGATATATTAGTTATAAGGgctttctttttgtttgttttataatttttattaatctgtaTTAGGTattcactttaaataatattaaaattgtgcaCATGTAAACTTATGATTTATATGTTCATTGTACTGTTTAATTAACCCATATAGGGTATGATTTTACTTAATTGCATGTTGCATTATGCTTTTCAAATAGTTCATTTTAGAGATGTCCTTTATcacctaaaaaataaaacaaggagTTTCAACAATAACTCCTAAATTagattcatttatttccagttataatacaattcatttatttccacCACAAAACACACATTAACCAGCAATTTAaagcaaaacaaattaaactgCTATTGCAGGTACGGTCCCGTAATGATAAACTAGAAAATCATTTAGCGGAAGCTATTGAGAAACTCAAGAGCTACCATCAGTCTGGTAACGCTACAACATCCAACTGTGCGCCGACACCGCACTCTGCTGTCGCTAACGCGAAGCTCGAAGATATAGCTGCTGAGTTGGAGGAACAACGAGAGCTCGCCAACAATCGGTTAGCTGAACTTGATAGATTGCATCGACAACA encodes the following:
- the LOC119835236 gene encoding FGGY carbohydrate kinase domain-containing protein: MDCSVYFIGVDVGSGSVRAALVDQYGKVIKSSVKSIQTWKPKPGYYEQSSNDIWECCISVIKDIVVGVKPQHIKGIGFDATCSLVALDVNGNPISISETKNNAQNVIMWMDHRAHEEADLINKTGHDILRYVGGKVSLEMEMPKLLWIKKHLPTTWLQSRYFFDLPDFLTWKATGSESRSLCSLVCKWNYECSSEKNHGWNKNFLKEIGLGDLAVDDFIKIGNKVLMPGEYCGGLLPHIASVLGLLPNTPVATSIIDAHAGGLGMIGTVGENISNVMSSRLSLICGTSTCHMAVNSKPVMVNGIWGPYFSAMVPKMWLNEGGQSASGMLLDYVISSHPAGAELLKKCSTGNVREHLRKILNEMAASKGFTDLNLLTKDFHMWPDFHGNRSPLADPTMMGMLVGLTINSSEDNLALLYLATLQALSYGTRHIIEALTKSGYEPFKSLLICGGLAKDPLFVQIQADSLGLPVLMPHEKESVLVGAAILGACASQYFYTMQTAIKNMGGQANVIHPNASMKSFHDKKYNVFIRMFQDQLQYRKMMN